A genome region from Taeniopygia guttata chromosome 5, bTaeGut7.mat, whole genome shotgun sequence includes the following:
- the LOC116808525 gene encoding uncharacterized protein has product MVAASEHGQSVGPEQPGILRRMGIDSEYSHLCHQLANGPYEVEEGAKKRTGRSRSRVCFLLCLNCPQRRRSPTGFSAAVPVPCTRAVGSAAPRACGFLARADRHRQIACFHQGPLGPPSWEWLVADSLEKCCRLVDTERYCSPPPAAAISGVPCRGLACRAHGLWARWLRGRSEFEQAPTGTGRFASLCPSPAAAAILGAAPASAALGARPVPSRAFPPPPCRTARNKQNQRRNIYRLKRKGFWGAAALFGSRHGLLVSVRDFLGHLFRRIFSQGDRSPPLFSHCLPSGRAAAPGCGGRRCCRLVDTERYCSPQPAPARKPPRRGGRGQSGPKTTETSGRGQSGPKTTETGREGPERPQNHRDGAGGARAAASGQRGGVSVSAVTPVLRKALWKELGAAIQDPEATVKLQILSKLLPPPGSKGLHNLMDCLPAAPERAGNEESWAVADAISTVLKNSEELHSWRRHLFSACIKGLVAMYSSSEDEGKQEVERSLLLRLEELLCVVEEVDPDDWCDLVKTGLNHPEVKRRRWHERPDKRTGEIIELLPSLPEASVFKQPEPRGFSTRGVHWRAPGPVHAVGEPGLAQGLVRVLLWHWTCFPVEPFKNVIMEHFGGRFWNSICSWISLRVQQSRVFDLEFEEYLAFGGNKDAALTSADQR; this is encoded by the exons ATggtggcagcctctgagcatgGCCAAAGTGTGGGGCCTGAGCAACCAGGCATTCTTAGGAGAATG ggaatcgactcGGAGTACTCacacctctgtcaccaactggccaACGGACCG TATGAAGTAGagg AGGGCGCGAAAAAGAGGACGGGAAGGTCGAGGAGCCGTGTCTGTTTTCTACTCTGCCTGAATTGTCCCCAACGCCGGCGCTCCCCGACGGGCTTTTCCGCGGCGGTTCCGGTGCCGTGCACacgggctgtggggtcagcagcaccgcgaGCGTGCGGGTTTTTGGCGAGGGCCGACAGGCATCGGCAAATCGCCTGTTTCCATCAAGGTCCCCTcgggccgccatcttgggagtggcttgtCGCGGACTCGCTTGAGAAGTGCTGCCGCCTTGTGGACACAGAGCGATActgcagcccgccgcccgcggccgctaTCTCGGGAGTGCCCTGTCGCGGACTCGCGTGCCGCGCACACGGGCTGTGGGCTCGGTGGCTCCGCGGGCGGTCGGAGTTCGAGCAGGCGCCGACCGGCACCGGCAGATTCGCCTCTCTCTGCCCATCTCCTGCAGCGGCCGCCATCCTGGGCGCGGCCCCTGCCTCAGCCGCGCTGGGCGCCCGTCCCGTCCCCTCCCGTGCGTTCCCACCGCCTCCCTGCCGTACAGctagaaataaacaaaaccaacgTAGAAATATATACAGGTTAAAAAGAAAGGGCTTTTGGGGCGCGGCGGCGTTATTTGGTTCGAGGCACGGTCTTTTAGTTTCTGtgcgggattttttgggacatttaTTTCGGAGGATTTTTTCCCAAGGGGATCGATCGCCGCCGCTCTTTTCCCACTGCCTCCCCTCcgggcgagcggcggcccccggctgTGGCGGGCGGCGGTGCTGCCGCCTTGTGGACACAGAGCGGTactgcagcccccagccagcGCCCGCCCGaaaaccaccgagacggggcgggaggggccagagcggccccaaaaccaccgagacgAGCGGGAGGGGCCAGAGCggccccaaaaccaccgagacggggcgggaggggccagagcggccccaaaaccaccgagacggggcgggAGGGGCGCGGGCGGCAGCGAGCGGCCAGCGGGGCGGTGTGT ctgtctcggctgtcacacctgtcctgaGGAAAGCCCTGTGGAAGGAGCTCGGTGCCGCGATTCAGGACCCTgaggccactgtgaaactgcaaattCTTTCCAAGCTGTTGCCACCTCCGGGAAGCAAAGGGCTGCACAACCTGATGgactgccttcctgctgctccggAGAGAGCAGGGAATGAAGAGAG ctgggctgtggcagaTGCCATATCCACGGTGCTTAAAaactcagaggagctgcattcCTGGAGGAGACATCTCTTCTCAGCCTGCATAAAGGGGTTAGTTGCCATGTACAGCAGCAGTGAAGATGAAGGCAAGCAAGAAGTGGAGAGGTCCCTGCTGCTGAGGCTAGAGGAATTATTG TGTGTGGTTGAAGAAGTGGACCCAGATGACTGGTGTGACCTTGTGAAGACAGGGCTCAA CCATCCTGAGGTCAAGAGAAGAAGATGGCATGAGCGTCCAGACAAGAG gaCAGGAGAAATCATTGAGCTCCTCCCATCTTTGCCAGAAGCTTCAGTGTTtaagcagccagagccaagaGGCTTCAGCACCAGGGGTGTGCACTGGAGGGCTCCTGGTCCTGTCCATGCTGTGGG ggagccagggctggcacaaggACTCGTGCgggtgctgctctggcactggaCCTGTTTCCCTGTGGAGccatttaaaaatgtgattatggaacattttggaggccgtttctggaattccatttgTAGCTGGATCTCGCTCCGAGTGCAGCAGTCCAG